Proteins encoded in a region of the Streptomyces sp. NBC_00258 genome:
- a CDS encoding aminodeoxychorismate/anthranilate synthase component II, giving the protein MSARILVVDNYDSFVFNLVQYLYQLGARCEVLRNDEVSALHAQDGFDGVLLSPGPGTPEEAGVCVDMVRHCAETGIPVFGVCLGMQSMQVAYGGVVDRAPELLHGKTSLVEHEGRGVFAGLPSPFTATRYHSLAAEPKTVPVELEVTARTHDGIIMGLRHRELLVEGVQFHPESVLTEHGHRMLANWLVECGDQGAVARSVGLAPVVGRATA; this is encoded by the coding sequence GTGAGCGCGCGGATTCTCGTCGTCGACAACTACGACAGCTTCGTCTTCAACCTGGTCCAGTACCTGTACCAGCTGGGTGCCCGGTGCGAGGTTCTGCGCAACGACGAGGTGTCGGCGCTGCACGCACAGGACGGCTTCGACGGCGTACTGCTGTCGCCCGGCCCCGGCACGCCCGAGGAAGCCGGCGTCTGCGTCGACATGGTGCGGCACTGCGCCGAGACCGGCATCCCCGTCTTCGGGGTCTGCCTCGGGATGCAGTCGATGCAGGTGGCCTACGGCGGCGTGGTGGACCGCGCGCCCGAGCTGCTGCACGGCAAGACGTCACTCGTCGAGCACGAGGGCAGGGGGGTCTTCGCGGGGCTTCCGTCGCCCTTCACCGCCACCCGCTACCACTCGCTGGCCGCCGAGCCGAAGACCGTCCCTGTCGAGCTGGAGGTCACGGCCCGTACGCACGACGGGATCATCATGGGGCTCAGGCACCGTGAACTCCTGGTCGAGGGTGTGCAGTTCCACCCCGAGTCCGTGCTGACCGAGCACGGTCACCGCATGCTGGCCAACTGGCTGGTGGAGTGCGGAGACCAGGGAGCCGTCGCCAGATCGGTCGGGCTCGCCCCGGTGGTGGGCAGGGCCACGGCGTGA
- a CDS encoding class E sortase: MRVVVRTFSELCITVGTVIVLFVVYVLFWTGVKADTAMDDQIAQLQEQWSKGSVAAGPKEPGSTATDAPGASSDASPEEPAPYKDGKPFAVMYIPRLGFTWNKPVLEDTKTGTLKKGLGHYASTAQLGQPGNFAVAGHRRTYGDPFKDFPRLRPGDSVVLTDGTTWFTYRIDTKPYKTLPSDIAVIDPVPKKSGYTRAGRYLTLTTCEPEWGHSHRLIVWAHLDSTQPVEAGKPEALRR; this comes from the coding sequence GTGCGAGTGGTCGTCAGGACGTTCAGCGAGCTGTGCATCACCGTCGGCACCGTGATCGTGCTCTTCGTGGTGTATGTGCTGTTCTGGACGGGTGTGAAGGCCGACACCGCGATGGACGACCAGATCGCGCAGCTCCAGGAGCAGTGGTCGAAGGGTTCCGTGGCCGCCGGGCCCAAGGAGCCGGGGTCCACGGCGACGGACGCCCCCGGGGCGAGCTCCGACGCGAGCCCCGAGGAGCCCGCCCCGTACAAGGACGGCAAACCCTTCGCTGTGATGTACATCCCGCGGCTTGGTTTCACGTGGAACAAGCCCGTGCTCGAAGACACAAAGACGGGCACCCTCAAGAAGGGCCTCGGCCACTACGCGAGCACCGCACAGCTCGGACAGCCGGGGAACTTCGCCGTCGCCGGCCACCGGCGCACGTACGGGGACCCGTTCAAGGATTTCCCCAGGCTGCGGCCGGGCGACTCGGTGGTGCTGACGGACGGGACGACCTGGTTCACGTATCGCATCGACACAAAGCCCTACAAAACATTGCCCAGTGACATAGCGGTCATTGACCCCGTACCGAAGAAGTCGGGGTACACGCGTGCGGGCCGCTATCTGACGCTGACGACCTGTGAGCCGGAATGGGGCCACAGCCACCGGCTGATCGTCTGGGCACATCTTGACTCGACCCAGCCTGTAGAGGCTGGGAAACCGGAGGCCCTACGCCGTTAG